The region AATGTTTTTTCAAATTTAAGGGAAGAAGCAGTTCTCTTTGGTGATTTTTTTACAGGTTTACTAGATGCAAAACTTAAGAAACAAAATCTTGAGTACCTTTTATCGCAAGGCATCCCTCAAAATATGGCGAAGCGAATTTCATTTGATTTTGTGGAAATGGGACTAAGTGATGTATCTAAATTTCCTATCGATTTCTTCAAAAGCAAACATATAATAAGTCTCATGGATTTTATCATGTGGGAGGTAATTTACCAAAGAAACACCAAAACCATTAGTACGGCAATAGATCGAGTTTCAAAGATACTCTATGCACTCAAAAATTATTCTCATTTTGAAAAGTCGGAACGAAAGGAATTGATTTCCATACATGACAATTTGGAGATCGTTTTTACAATTTACCAAAACCATTTTAAAAAGGGAGTTGAACTAGTTAAAAATTACCAAGAAATACCTCCTATCTGGTGTTATCCGGATGATCTTTTGCACATTTGGTCAAATCTTATTTTTAACTCTTTTCAAGCGATGAAATTTTCTGGGAGTATTCAAGTCTCTACCTTTGTAAACAATGGCTATGTGTTTGTTTCTATCATAGACAATGGTCCAGGCATCCTGCCTGAACATCTACCAAAGATATTTGATCCTTTTTTTACCACTAAGAAGTTAGGTGAGGGGACTGGGCTTGGTTTAGACATTGTTCGCAAAGTTGTAGAAAAGCACAAGGGTCGTATCCAAGTTTTTTCTGAGCCTGGGAGAACCGAATTTCAGATTTCCCTACCCATTTCAGATCAAGTTTGATCTTTTTGGTCTATCGCACCTTTGATGATTTCAACAATTTGAAGTTCGTCCCAGGGTTTTTTTACAAAAGTAAAATGAGAGATCTCTTTTTCTAAATCTCGTACAGAGCTTTCTTCTGCTTGTCCACTTAGAATGATTTTTGGAATCTTTGGAAATTTTTGGTGCACTAACTTTAGAAACTCCCCTCCATTCATCCCAGGCATTGACCAATCTGAAACTACTCCAATGAGTTCTGTGTCCTTTTCTTCTTCCAGTTCATTTAGAATCTCGAGGGCTTCCCGTGGATTTTGGGCAGTTAAATAGCGAATCTCATCACCAAAGTAACGTTTGCATTGCATACTCATACTCAGTAGAATGAGAAGTTCATCATCTACAAAGAGAATCGCTTTTTCTAAGACTGCATTTACCGACATTTGTATCTTCCCATTCTAAGTTTGGTGCCAGGTAGTATGCAAGACTTTTCAGCAATTCCCTGAAAGAATAGACGAATGGAATCACCAAAAAAGACATTCGGATTTCAAAAATAGAAATTTCTGAACAAGGTAAGTTTTTATTGGGTATAGGATGCAAACAGACTCCCTTGCGAAGTGAGAATCTACTAGATCCCTCTTTTAAAGCCTAACAGAGATATTGCTGGAGATTCGTAGGCTTGAAGATTTTGCCACAATACCATCGTTTTCTACTCGTTATATTTAGATTCTTAGGAGGAGTACGAGTGTAACGGATTGGTGGGAGCGAGGAAGGCCTAAGAAGAGACATTCTTTTGTATCTGCACGCCAAAGGGAGGGATTCCATCCCACAAAGGAACATAAACCGAGCCAGGCTCTCCTTTCTGCTCAAGATTTTGGCCTCTAGAACAAAATGATACGCACAGTATGTACTGTTTTATTCGTACAAAGCACAAGCCAGGCAATGCCCGAATGAAAAGAAGCCTCTAAGCAATTTAAAAGTCGAAAGAGTGTGTTAAGTTGAAATTTATTGATACGATTCAGGTTCTCTCAGTGATTCTACGTCTACTCGAGGATGGTACAGCTTTTGGCATTGTAACACAAAGTTTCTTGTTTGAGATAGATTCCTCTTGACGATCCACCAAATGCGTATCAAATGATGGGGTGAGCTGGCGGACCTCTGAATTTTGGATGAACACTTCACCGAGGGAACTTTTGGATTTTTTCCAAAAACTCCACCAAGAGGAAGAAGTGCACCATTTGATGGAAAAGATGGAAGGAAATGATGCCTTTGCCGATTTAGTTTTCGAATACATTTGGCTCTGCAGATCGGATGCCCAAACGATCAATTTATTGAACTCTCCGCAGTTCACGCCCTCTCTTTTAGTGAAATTTATTTATTTTGGATTTGGAAAACAATTCTTGATAGGAAATTTTGATTCCTCGCGTTATTTTAACGAGATCAAATCTTTACTCAATTCTGAACAAAGTTTACGGGTTCTTTCGGAGGCCGAGTCGATGGAGAAAGACCCTACATTAAAGATCCACCTCTTGGCAAATTTAGATCCTAAAACTTGGGAAGCTTATTTTGATATCCTCGACCAAAACTCAATGACCTTAGATGCTCTTTTGGGAATCTTTTCCAATCTAAGAGACAATGAAATCAAAAAGATCCTCCTCCACAGCCCAACCCTATATTACTATTTACAAATGATG is a window of Leptospira ryugenii DNA encoding:
- a CDS encoding response regulator, whose translation is MSVNAVLEKAILFVDDELLILLSMSMQCKRYFGDEIRYLTAQNPREALEILNELEEEKDTELIGVVSDWSMPGMNGGEFLKLVHQKFPKIPKIILSGQAEESSVRDLEKEISHFTFVKKPWDELQIVEIIKGAIDQKDQT
- a CDS encoding LBF_1199 family protein, with the translated sequence MSWRTSEFWMNTSPRELLDFFQKLHQEEEVHHLMEKMEGNDAFADLVFEYIWLCRSDAQTINLLNSPQFTPSLLVKFIYFGFGKQFLIGNFDSSRYFNEIKSLLNSEQSLRVLSEAESMEKDPTLKIHLLANLDPKTWEAYFDILDQNSMTLDALLGIFSNLRDNEIKKILLHSPTLYYYLQMMILSESVEVSGMGKEQKHDLKQILDAVHIWDQFCSKIKENYQLTLERGLSPRERDSSRISAILREIISVPEEEREDILAYLKGNGILLDEVEESTLSFLLKNYKEKGSFL